Proteins from a single region of candidate division WOR-3 bacterium:
- a CDS encoding T9SS type A sorting domain-containing protein yields the protein MKRIFIVAIISPLLIYSYWDIRYNTIAQWEVAISNYGKFGQSKAGNTGAFWPRNSGHNYIFGAGIWIGAIAPNGDTLVTIGYDPSGGVSEFTPGIPYSSYIDPRWKVYFSFDNDYPFTSVSMEDGYAVFHDFDPTQHIPNDTRPIGSTVTLKTFVWPKDWANDILFFKYIIKNDTNYTINNIYAGICMDYDIGDEVGPAANDRGGIDLPRKLFFGWQEQPEPGWDSRGMIGFKLLSPYSLSCFKRLTLNFAPNIDWQRYMVMAGYNFQNGNYEPFDTVWFPPDDQRILMSAGVWNLPPGDSIILDWALIASHDSVPPSPEMEYKADKAQTLFETPLHNVTVVNPNGGEVVSGIYQINYTANSSTNNPLLVDIFFKSEHGLDTIALNQPNSGNFFWHTDSCLDCVLGKILIMVYDTITFGFDGSNNYFIINNPGNAPPYFKVYSPKNYHSSYTVDTLARELDINWFARDPEFQDSLYINIYFKSQYDTSFVSIALNEPNDSHFIWNTLSYRNGSGLLVVETHDEEFTVAETIPVYLKNQISGGPINQISGINNIVNLACLVHQPENLTGHNYELEFLQYQRIKEGTYLHYPEYIYKLTDLNTGQVVLDTYSLKNAYFRYYYFNDYSPIVDGFSIRAFTPSPNVIRQTNFHNDSVRVVVGSYPEDSIYLYGTSNYTWWAYRGSTLQLDWVIKPCGGLTLLVTDLNYNDTIPYKPYNRYGLNPDSAYGWCFVRFLPTNSPPSDTFRPGYDNVIMLCGEVIRLRAHGTFPQVGERWIVYPSQYSPPIKGNIYRFAPINYVAEIKSPLKSISFNIFPVPSKNNLTITYSLSKAQKISLIVYDVVGRQVKRLRDGIEKSGDYKIFWNGFDDNNRKVSSGVYFCRFETEGYSKTKKFIIMR from the coding sequence ATGAAAAGAATTTTTATAGTTGCAATAATATCCCCACTCCTGATTTATTCTTACTGGGATATTCGGTACAACACAATTGCCCAATGGGAGGTAGCAATATCCAATTATGGCAAGTTCGGGCAGTCTAAGGCCGGAAACACAGGTGCTTTCTGGCCCAGAAATTCAGGACATAATTATATCTTTGGTGCTGGAATCTGGATTGGTGCGATTGCACCCAATGGAGATACATTGGTTACTATTGGTTATGATCCGTCAGGGGGAGTGTCTGAATTTACACCCGGTATTCCATATTCAAGTTATATCGATCCTCGGTGGAAAGTATATTTTTCCTTTGATAATGATTATCCATTTACTTCTGTTTCAATGGAAGATGGCTATGCAGTCTTTCATGACTTTGACCCGACTCAGCATATACCCAATGATACAAGACCGATTGGTAGTACTGTCACTCTAAAGACCTTTGTCTGGCCCAAAGATTGGGCAAATGATATTCTGTTTTTTAAATATATTATCAAGAATGATACAAATTATACAATTAACAATATATATGCAGGAATCTGTATGGACTATGATATTGGAGATGAAGTTGGACCGGCTGCCAATGACCGTGGGGGCATAGACTTACCAAGAAAATTGTTTTTCGGCTGGCAGGAACAACCAGAACCTGGCTGGGACTCAAGAGGGATGATTGGCTTCAAATTACTTTCCCCTTATTCCCTTTCTTGTTTCAAAAGGTTGACACTAAACTTTGCGCCTAATATAGATTGGCAAAGGTATATGGTAATGGCTGGGTATAATTTCCAGAATGGCAATTATGAGCCATTTGATACCGTGTGGTTCCCACCCGATGACCAAAGGATTTTGATGTCAGCAGGTGTCTGGAATCTACCTCCCGGTGATAGCATTATTCTTGACTGGGCATTGATTGCGAGTCATGATTCAGTGCCACCGAGCCCCGAGATGGAATATAAGGCAGATAAGGCACAAACACTCTTTGAAACACCTCTGCATAATGTCACCGTAGTGAATCCCAATGGTGGTGAAGTCGTCTCGGGTATCTATCAAATTAATTATACGGCAAATTCTTCAACCAATAATCCCCTTCTTGTTGATATTTTCTTTAAATCAGAACACGGACTTGATACCATTGCATTGAACCAACCAAATTCCGGAAACTTTTTCTGGCATACCGATTCATGTTTAGATTGTGTTTTAGGGAAAATATTGATTATGGTTTATGATACAATCACTTTCGGATTTGATGGCTCTAATAATTATTTTATAATCAACAATCCGGGTAATGCTCCACCATATTTTAAGGTTTATTCACCAAAAAATTATCATTCTTCTTATACCGTTGATACGCTTGCTCGTGAGCTTGATATTAACTGGTTTGCGCGCGACCCGGAATTCCAGGACTCACTTTACATCAATATCTATTTCAAGAGCCAGTATGATACAAGTTTTGTTTCTATTGCCTTAAATGAGCCAAATGATAGCCATTTTATCTGGAATACCCTATCCTATCGTAATGGTTCAGGATTACTGGTTGTTGAGACACATGATGAAGAATTTACCGTTGCGGAGACTATTCCTGTATATCTTAAAAATCAAATCTCGGGTGGACCGATAAATCAAATCAGTGGGATAAATAATATTGTTAATCTTGCCTGTTTGGTTCATCAGCCTGAAAACCTCACCGGGCATAATTACGAACTTGAGTTCCTGCAATATCAAAGGATAAAAGAAGGAACCTACCTACACTATCCAGAATATATCTATAAACTTACGGATTTGAATACCGGTCAGGTTGTCCTTGATACCTATTCGTTAAAAAATGCCTATTTCCGATATTATTATTTCAATGATTACTCTCCAATTGTTGATGGTTTTTCAATAAGGGCATTTACACCCAGCCCAAATGTAATAAGGCAGACAAATTTCCATAATGATTCAGTAAGGGTTGTAGTTGGAAGTTATCCTGAGGATTCTATTTATCTCTACGGTACCAGTAATTATACCTGGTGGGCATATCGTGGTTCTACCTTACAACTTGACTGGGTTATTAAGCCTTGTGGTGGATTGACACTACTGGTTACGGACTTAAATTACAACGATACAATCCCATATAAACCATATAATCGTTATGGTTTAAATCCGGATAGTGCCTATGGCTGGTGTTTCGTTCGTTTTCTACCTACCAATTCACCACCGTCTGATACCTTTCGTCCAGGATACGACAATGTTATTATGTTATGTGGTGAAGTGATTAGACTTAGGGCACACGGGACATTTCCCCAGGTGGGTGAGCGCTGGATTGTCTATCCTTCCCAGTATTCGCCCCCGATAAAAGGAAATATTTATAGATTCGCGCCGATAAATTATGTAGCAGAGATAAAATCTCCATTGAAATCAATAAGTTTTAATATCTTTCCTGTGCCGAGTAAAAATAATTTAACTATTACCTACTCATTATCTAAGGCACAAAAAATAAGTCTTATTGTTTATGATGTCGTGGGTCGGCAGGTGAAGAGATTAAGGGATGGTATTGAAAAGAGTGGTGATTACAAAATCTTCTGGAATGGATTTGATGATAACAATCGCAAAGTTTCATCAGGTGTCTATTTCTGCAGATTTGAAACCGAGGGTTATTCTAAGACAAAGAAGTTTATTATAATGCGATAA
- a CDS encoding PASTA domain-containing protein: MYYNGTKIFLVSFLVSLITSIVVCVLFFFVLPIGKSGEVVIPDLTGSTPEQARVIAENRGLLLVVGGEEENDKYADNQICRQTPLPGSIVRSKSSITVFISKGSSSVIIPDLKGLGLSEATIRLNELGLRIGDIKTEENSTVEKDKIVTTLPSSGSKAKKGDAITIVLSGGAEMIEVPRVIGRALSTAKRIIEEKGFVVGSVSYEVSTEFDVGIVMAQNPRAGTKARKGSKVDLTVATVLDQ; encoded by the coding sequence ATGTATTACAATGGAACAAAGATTTTCTTGGTTTCTTTTCTTGTTTCTCTGATAACTTCCATTGTGGTCTGTGTATTATTCTTTTTTGTTTTGCCGATTGGAAAATCAGGCGAAGTTGTTATTCCTGACCTTACTGGTTCAACACCTGAACAGGCACGAGTCATTGCTGAAAATCGCGGTTTGTTGCTCGTAGTAGGCGGAGAAGAAGAAAATGATAAGTATGCCGATAATCAGATTTGTAGACAAACTCCTTTACCCGGTTCCATCGTTCGCAGCAAATCCAGTATCACGGTCTTTATTTCCAAAGGATCAAGTAGTGTGATAATTCCTGACTTAAAAGGTCTTGGTTTGAGCGAAGCAACTATAAGGCTAAATGAACTCGGTCTGCGTATCGGTGATATTAAGACTGAAGAGAATTCTACAGTTGAGAAGGATAAAATAGTAACGACTCTACCATCCTCTGGTTCTAAAGCAAAGAAAGGAGATGCCATAACAATCGTTTTGAGTGGTGGCGCTGAAATGATTGAGGTTCCAAGGGTCATTGGCAGGGCATTATCCACTGCCAAGAGAATTATTGAAGAAAAAGGATTTGTTGTGGGTAGTGTATCTTATGAAGTGAGCACAGAGTTTGATGTGGGAATTGTGATGGCACAGAATCCCCGTGCCGGGACAAAGGCAAGGAAGGGTTCAAAAGTAGATCTCACTGTTGCTACTGTCCTTGATCAATGA
- a CDS encoding DUF2330 domain-containing protein: protein MFKNFFLTEILLLSMIFADRGLIPFNPDIAIFEPNQRAIIAWNGEEEILLLSTDLSASDSTMVLEVLPLPSEPQVKKGDIETFRRATNLINQRIYISKKKNGGRLSEGTIPPPAEITFHEKIGAHDISVVHLKEVNGFVEWVKKYIASLGFEGEIISQAHKELIEEYINGGFVWFVFDIINLNKEQNTLEPIQYRFSTEKLFYPLKITRLASGFTTVELIILTPRLLSRFSGISIKRINLAHEPITITKEDLKSIDEDIYESLKNFSEMKLRIWKIDGDLNSFEQDLIAQ, encoded by the coding sequence ATGTTTAAAAATTTTTTTCTGACAGAAATTCTTTTATTATCAATGATTTTTGCTGACCGCGGGTTGATTCCATTTAATCCTGATATCGCAATATTTGAACCCAATCAAAGGGCAATCATTGCCTGGAATGGAGAAGAAGAGATTCTTCTGTTATCTACTGATTTGAGTGCATCTGATTCCACGATGGTTCTGGAAGTCCTGCCTCTGCCATCAGAACCACAGGTAAAAAAAGGTGATATTGAAACATTCCGCAGGGCAACGAATCTTATAAATCAAAGAATCTATATCAGCAAGAAAAAGAATGGCGGTAGATTATCAGAAGGAACAATTCCACCACCCGCAGAGATAACATTTCACGAGAAAATCGGCGCCCATGATATTTCGGTTGTCCATCTTAAAGAAGTAAATGGCTTTGTAGAGTGGGTGAAGAAATATATCGCATCGCTCGGATTTGAAGGAGAAATAATTTCCCAAGCCCATAAGGAATTGATTGAAGAATATATAAATGGAGGTTTTGTCTGGTTTGTCTTTGATATAATCAATCTCAATAAAGAACAGAATACCCTTGAGCCCATTCAGTATAGATTTTCTACTGAAAAACTTTTTTATCCGTTGAAGATCACGCGCCTTGCATCAGGATTTACAACGGTTGAACTCATCATACTCACACCCAGATTACTATCCAGATTTTCAGGAATATCTATTAAAAGAATAAATCTTGCTCACGAGCCAATTACGATTACAAAAGAAGATTTAAAAAGTATTGATGAGGATATTTATGAGTCATTAAAAAATTTCTCGGAAATGAAATTGAGGATCTGGAAGATTGACGGAGATTTAAATTCATTTGAACAAGATTTAATTGCTCAATAG
- a CDS encoding PASTA domain-containing protein — MKRFLSYLIIILIFFIIGLLTANFLLMPIFVRKGEEVIVPNVCNLPLDSATIILKKAGLQSVVTERRYDQIIEQGRIIIQEPLPDTKVKKGRIINLSVSLGPEKIVIPTLSGLEFTKAKQIIDRLGLSISDIDTIFSDSIGEGKIIQTIPEPETEVKKGDAIKIILSKGILLKAPNLIGLKVDSAKVLIKNANLVIGSITEVEGTGDKGTIIVQNPQPDQLVNKGDTINLMVVK, encoded by the coding sequence ATGAAGAGATTTCTTAGTTATTTAATTATTATTCTTATTTTTTTCATCATCGGACTTTTAACGGCGAATTTTTTATTAATGCCAATTTTTGTGCGCAAGGGCGAAGAAGTTATTGTTCCGAATGTCTGCAATCTGCCATTAGATTCCGCAACGATAATATTGAAAAAAGCTGGACTCCAATCTGTTGTTACGGAAAGAAGGTATGACCAGATAATTGAACAAGGTAGGATTATAATTCAAGAGCCACTACCCGATACAAAAGTTAAAAAAGGGAGGATAATCAATCTTTCAGTAAGCCTTGGTCCGGAAAAAATTGTAATACCTACCCTCTCTGGATTAGAATTCACTAAGGCTAAGCAGATAATTGACCGCCTAGGACTTTCAATCAGCGATATTGATACGATATTTTCGGACTCAATCGGTGAAGGTAAGATTATACAGACAATACCTGAGCCCGAGACCGAAGTAAAAAAAGGCGATGCGATAAAAATCATCCTCAGCAAGGGGATTCTACTAAAGGCACCGAATTTAATCGGTTTGAAAGTTGATTCAGCAAAGGTTCTTATAAAAAATGCAAATTTAGTCATTGGTTCTATCACTGAAGTGGAGGGAACCGGAGATAAAGGCACAATAATTGTCCAGAATCCACAGCCCGACCAGTTAGTAAATAAAGGTGATACGATAAATTTAATGGTGGTGAAGTGA
- a CDS encoding type III PLP-dependent enzyme codes for MKTKSANNIKKLIEGLVRKHNTPLFLISKSKLLGQLKRFQMLLPRVKPFYAVKSNSHPFILKTFADAGTGFDVASVQEMKTLLDMGVSPDRMVFANTVKTPEALKFAANNKINLMTFDSEYELNKIAKYAPGAKVLVRIKVPNVGSMVELSLKFGAEPPDAIPFLIKAIRLGLKPAGVSFHVGSQNIHIENYLDALEIASIIFKDAQLKQIPLEILDIGGGFPIKHFDYEKDLFAQTAGSINKELNRLFPDNIKIIAEPGRVLCGPAGILVMKVIGKSIRNNKHWYYLDDGVYGSLSGLVYDHCKYQYKVLKKGVTQITTLAGPTCDSFDIISTSEELPELDIGDIVYVENIGAYSWATATNFNGLPPAKVVIIP; via the coding sequence GTGAAGACAAAATCTGCAAATAATATAAAAAAACTCATTGAAGGTCTTGTGCGTAAGCACAATACACCACTTTTTCTGATCAGCAAGAGCAAACTTCTCGGGCAATTAAAGAGATTCCAGATGCTCTTGCCGAGGGTAAAACCATTCTATGCAGTCAAGTCAAATTCCCATCCCTTTATCTTAAAGACCTTTGCTGATGCAGGAACTGGCTTTGATGTGGCATCAGTCCAGGAAATGAAGACATTGCTTGATATGGGTGTGAGTCCGGATAGAATGGTCTTTGCCAATACTGTTAAGACCCCTGAGGCATTAAAGTTTGCCGCAAATAATAAGATTAATCTAATGACATTTGATTCTGAATATGAATTAAATAAGATTGCAAAATATGCACCAGGGGCGAAGGTACTGGTAAGAATAAAAGTCCCCAATGTTGGTTCCATGGTAGAACTATCACTAAAATTCGGTGCTGAACCGCCCGATGCAATACCGTTTTTGATCAAAGCAATAAGACTGGGATTGAAACCCGCTGGCGTTAGTTTTCATGTGGGTTCTCAAAATATACATATAGAAAACTATCTTGATGCCTTAGAGATTGCATCAATTATTTTCAAAGATGCCCAGCTCAAACAGATTCCGCTTGAAATCCTTGACATTGGTGGTGGATTTCCGATCAAACATTTTGATTATGAAAAAGACCTTTTTGCCCAGACCGCAGGTAGTATAAATAAAGAACTCAATCGTCTATTCCCGGATAATATAAAAATCATTGCTGAACCGGGAAGGGTTTTGTGTGGTCCCGCAGGTATTCTGGTGATGAAGGTCATAGGTAAATCAATCAGAAACAACAAACACTGGTATTATCTTGATGATGGTGTTTATGGTTCGCTCTCAGGCCTTGTTTATGACCATTGTAAGTATCAATATAAAGTTCTAAAAAAAGGTGTCACCCAGATTACAACCCTCGCTGGCCCTACCTGTGATTCATTTGACATAATATCAACGAGTGAAGAACTTCCTGAGCTTGATATCGGAGATATTGTATATGTTGAAAATATTGGTGCCTATTCCTGGGCAACCGCCACAAATTTTAATGGACTTCCACCTGCAAAGGTGGTAATAATCCCATAG
- a CDS encoding twin-arginine translocase TatA/TatE family subunit: MNLGWQEILLILLIVLLLFGARKIPELARSLGKGVKEFKKGLHDIESSEEEKDKKEEKQN, encoded by the coding sequence ATGAACTTAGGCTGGCAGGAGATTCTGCTGATTTTACTGATTGTGCTTCTACTTTTCGGTGCCCGAAAAATTCCTGAACTCGCACGGAGTCTGGGTAAGGGTGTCAAAGAATTCAAAAAAGGCTTGCACGATATAGAAAGTTCAGAAGAAGAAAAGGATAAAAAGGAAGAAAAACAAAATTGA
- the speY gene encoding deoxyhypusine synthase encodes MKRMHRVKKDIDETPDWLKKKKYPHKKRYLSGPRIFPPALTGKQKLEDIIENVFLAYNSARLREGCRLFVEKMLEPDVTVGMSLAGALIPAGLGKSVIVPLMKAGFIDWVVSTGANLYHDLHFAFNFPLHVGTPLVDDADLRKNDVVRIYDILLGYSDCLMATDEILRKILKQPEFQKEMGTAEFHHLLGKYAAEWEDKTGNKDASVLACAYRLGIPLYTSSPGDSTLGMNIAEEEIIGGQLRINPSIDVNETTAIVLAAKRQGGKSAALLIGGGSPKNFLLQTEPQIQEVLRIKEVGHDYFFQITDARPDTGGLSGATPHEAVSWGKVDPTRLPDAVVCYLDATVGFPIIAHYALARHKKRKVKKLYFKRQEYLQNLIREYYAHHK; translated from the coding sequence ATGAAAAGAATGCATAGAGTAAAAAAGGATATTGATGAAACACCCGATTGGTTAAAAAAGAAAAAATATCCACACAAGAAAAGATATTTATCAGGTCCGAGGATTTTTCCGCCGGCATTGACCGGCAAACAAAAACTTGAAGATATAATTGAAAATGTATTCCTTGCTTATAATTCAGCCCGACTTCGTGAAGGGTGCAGATTATTTGTAGAAAAGATGCTGGAGCCGGATGTGACAGTTGGAATGAGTTTAGCCGGTGCATTGATTCCCGCAGGATTGGGAAAATCTGTTATTGTTCCATTGATGAAGGCAGGTTTTATTGACTGGGTCGTTTCAACCGGTGCAAATTTGTATCATGATTTACACTTCGCTTTTAATTTTCCATTACACGTTGGCACACCGCTTGTTGATGATGCAGATTTGAGGAAGAATGATGTGGTTCGCATTTATGATATTTTATTAGGTTATAGTGATTGTCTGATGGCAACGGATGAAATTTTAAGAAAGATTCTTAAACAACCCGAATTTCAAAAAGAGATGGGGACTGCTGAATTCCATCATTTACTGGGAAAATATGCGGCTGAATGGGAAGACAAAACCGGCAATAAAGATGCATCAGTTCTTGCGTGTGCTTACAGACTTGGTATTCCACTTTATACAAGTTCTCCTGGAGATTCAACCTTAGGGATGAATATCGCTGAAGAAGAAATTATTGGGGGGCAATTGCGTATAAATCCATCAATAGATGTTAATGAGACAACCGCGATAGTCCTTGCGGCAAAAAGGCAGGGTGGAAAATCTGCCGCACTTTTGATAGGTGGTGGAAGTCCAAAAAATTTCTTGCTACAGACTGAACCGCAGATTCAAGAAGTCCTAAGAATAAAAGAAGTCGGTCATGACTATTTCTTCCAGATTACTGATGCGAGACCTGATACCGGTGGATTATCAGGTGCCACACCACATGAAGCAGTATCCTGGGGAAAAGTTGACCCGACGAGATTACCCGATGCAGTGGTATGCTATCTTGATGCGACTGTTGGTTTCCCAATCATTGCCCATTATGCATTAGCAAGGCATAAAAAGAGAAAAGTAAAAAAACTATATTTCAAAAGACAGGAATATTTGCAAAACTTAATTCGTGAATACTATGCACACCATAAGTAA